One region of Streptomyces sp. CG4 genomic DNA includes:
- a CDS encoding ABC transporter substrate-binding protein, with amino-acid sequence MALRRSRSGTQRLAALVAAAALVLVGCDSGGTSSSGDGREQLTVAALPLTDSAALYLARDRGLFAKEGLDVRIQPVQQSIQALPALLKGQVSVIASANYVTYLQAYEKGTLDLRILAEGVRIAPHMMDVLVPKDSALKSPADLAGKKVAVAVLNNIQSLTLNAILDAQGAKRPVYRQILFPQMGPALEKGQVDAAHAVEPFDTAIQGELGARVLLDGGSGPALGLPASGYVTTADFVKKHPKAAEGFRRAVEAAAKLAAADPGAVRTELPKYAKVSADQATSIHLPTYPTTADPAVLRRLVRLMRAQGLLKKDIDPTPLLVK; translated from the coding sequence ATGGCATTACGTCGATCACGTTCGGGAACACAACGGCTTGCCGCCCTCGTGGCCGCGGCGGCGCTGGTCCTCGTGGGCTGCGACAGCGGCGGCACCTCGTCCTCCGGCGACGGCCGCGAGCAGCTGACCGTCGCGGCGCTGCCGCTCACCGACTCGGCCGCCCTCTATCTCGCCCGGGACCGCGGGCTGTTCGCCAAGGAGGGCCTGGACGTGCGCATCCAGCCGGTGCAGCAGAGCATCCAGGCGCTGCCCGCGCTGCTCAAGGGCCAGGTGAGCGTGATCGCGAGCGCGAACTACGTCACGTACCTGCAGGCGTACGAGAAGGGCACCCTGGACCTGCGCATCCTCGCCGAGGGCGTCCGGATCGCGCCGCACATGATGGACGTCCTCGTGCCCAAGGACTCCGCCCTCAAGTCGCCCGCGGACCTCGCCGGCAAGAAGGTCGCCGTCGCCGTCCTCAACAACATCCAGTCCCTGACCCTGAACGCGATCCTCGACGCCCAGGGCGCGAAGCGGCCCGTCTACCGGCAGATCCTGTTCCCGCAGATGGGGCCCGCCCTGGAGAAGGGCCAGGTGGACGCCGCCCACGCGGTCGAGCCCTTCGACACCGCGATCCAGGGCGAGTTGGGCGCGCGGGTGCTGCTGGACGGCGGGTCGGGACCGGCACTGGGCCTGCCGGCCAGCGGCTACGTCACCACGGCCGACTTCGTGAAGAAGCACCCGAAGGCGGCCGAGGGCTTCCGGCGTGCCGTGGAGGCGGCCGCCAAGCTCGCCGCCGCGGATCCGGGAGCGGTGCGCACGGAGCTGCCGAAGTACGCCAAGGTGAGCGCCGACCAGGCCACATCGATCCATCTGCCCACCTATCCGACGACCGCCGACCCGGCCGTGCTGCGCCGCCTCGTGCGGCTCATGCGCGCCCAGGGGCTGCTGAAGAAGGACATCGATCCGACGCCCCTGCTGGTGAAATGA
- a CDS encoding ABC transporter permease: MRRRQDLPLGLLGAATAFGVCEAVSRAGIVRRGYLPPASEVLARAARLAADPAFLDGIGATLRAWALGLGLACAIAVPLGLLLGAVPVVEAAVRAVIEFLRPLPSVALIPLVSLLLGSGTETEVTLIAYASLWPVLFNTVYGLGETDPLAKDTLRAFGFGRLAVLLRVELPATAPFIAAGVRISAAVALILAVATELLSGFGQGLGIFIAQAQTDPDGTRDVLAGVVWAGALGLVINGVLVGAERRLFAWARESRPEPRTPERGRP; encoded by the coding sequence ATGAGACGGCGTCAGGACCTGCCCCTCGGCCTGCTCGGCGCGGCGACGGCCTTCGGGGTCTGCGAGGCGGTCTCCCGGGCGGGGATCGTGCGGCGCGGCTATCTGCCGCCTGCCTCCGAAGTCCTCGCCCGCGCCGCCCGGTTGGCGGCCGACCCGGCCTTTCTCGACGGGATCGGGGCGACGCTGCGGGCGTGGGCGCTGGGGCTCGGGCTCGCCTGCGCGATCGCCGTGCCGCTGGGGCTGCTGCTGGGCGCGGTGCCCGTCGTGGAGGCCGCCGTACGCGCGGTGATCGAGTTTCTGCGGCCGCTGCCGTCCGTCGCGCTGATCCCGCTGGTGTCGCTGCTGCTCGGATCCGGCACGGAGACGGAGGTGACGCTGATCGCCTACGCCTCGCTGTGGCCGGTGCTGTTCAACACCGTCTACGGCCTCGGCGAGACCGACCCGCTGGCCAAGGACACCCTGCGCGCCTTCGGGTTCGGGCGGCTCGCGGTGCTGCTGCGGGTGGAGTTGCCGGCGACCGCCCCGTTCATCGCCGCCGGGGTGCGGATCTCGGCCGCGGTCGCCCTGATCCTCGCCGTCGCGACGGAGCTGCTCTCCGGCTTCGGCCAGGGCCTCGGCATCTTCATCGCCCAGGCCCAGACGGATCCGGACGGCACCCGGGATGTACTGGCCGGGGTGGTGTGGGCGGGCGCTCTCGGGCTGGTGATCAACGGCGTACTGGTCGGTGCGGAGCGGCGGTTGTTCGCCTGGGCGCGGGAATCCCGCCCGGAGCCACGGACGCCGGAGCGGGGCAGGCCGTGA
- a CDS encoding ABC transporter permease → MTETQGYGETPGSSRTQGEGRVQGNGRVQGNSWMPGNRPALGNGWRPGSAAGAPRATAVPFLLRWAVLLLAVVCWELAARAQNSVYFPPPLRIARHARDLWFSGPVGHLFLTPAAVDTILPSLGRMAAGFALAAVAGVALGIAMGCSRVAYALCDPVLQFARAVPPPALVPVFVVVFDFGTPMQVASIAFSAVWPVLVNSAEGARATDPLRLEVTAVLRLTAPERLWFLILPSALPRIFAGLRLSLSLSLILMVFSELLPGSDNGIGFTLTDAQTRSDLLTVWSSLLLLGALGYLLNTGLLAVEKRLVGPRTSRGRTA, encoded by the coding sequence GTGACGGAGACACAGGGCTACGGGGAGACACCGGGCAGCAGTCGGACGCAGGGCGAGGGGCGGGTGCAGGGCAACGGCCGGGTGCAGGGCAACAGCTGGATGCCGGGCAACAGGCCGGCTCTCGGCAACGGGTGGCGGCCCGGATCCGCGGCCGGTGCGCCCCGCGCCACCGCCGTCCCCTTCCTCCTGCGCTGGGCGGTGCTCCTCCTCGCCGTGGTCTGCTGGGAGCTGGCCGCCCGTGCGCAGAACAGCGTCTACTTCCCGCCGCCGCTGCGCATCGCCCGGCACGCCCGTGACCTGTGGTTCTCGGGGCCCGTCGGCCATCTGTTCCTCACCCCGGCCGCCGTCGACACCATCCTGCCGAGCCTCGGCCGGATGGCGGCCGGGTTCGCGCTCGCCGCCGTTGCCGGGGTCGCCCTGGGGATCGCCATGGGCTGCTCCCGGGTGGCATACGCACTGTGCGACCCGGTGCTGCAGTTCGCGCGGGCCGTGCCGCCGCCCGCGCTGGTGCCGGTGTTCGTCGTCGTCTTCGACTTCGGTACGCCGATGCAGGTGGCGTCGATCGCGTTCAGCGCCGTATGGCCGGTACTGGTGAACTCGGCCGAGGGCGCCAGGGCCACCGATCCGCTGCGGCTGGAAGTGACGGCCGTGCTGCGGCTGACGGCGCCCGAACGGCTGTGGTTCCTGATCCTGCCGTCGGCGCTGCCCCGGATCTTCGCGGGGCTCCGGCTCAGTCTGTCGCTGTCCCTGATCCTGATGGTGTTCTCGGAGCTGCTGCCGGGCAGCGACAACGGCATCGGCTTCACGCTCACCGACGCCCAGACCCGCTCCGACCTGCTCACCGTGTGGTCGTCACTGCTGCTGCTCGGCGCGCTCGGGTATCTCCTCAACACCGGTCTGCTGGCGGTCGAGAAACGGCTCGTCGGCCCACGGACGTCCCGAGGGAGGACGGCATGA
- the mdlC gene encoding benzoylformate decarboxylase: MTTTTVRDAVVRLLHDTGMTTVFGNPGSTELRMFRDWPDDFTYVLGLQESVAVGMAAGHALGTRSAAFVSLHSAGGVGHALGAVFNAFRDRVPLVIVAGQQARSLIQLRPFLGADEPAVFPRPYVKSARQPERAEDVPAVLAEAHRLAMTHPRGPVFVSVPEDDWDRPTEPVVPRTVHSAFTADPDALAALAGRLADCARPALVVGPGVDDEDALEPVRALAERIRAGVWISPLSGRSGFPESHPLFQGFLPPVARQLAARLAPYDVVVALGAPVFTYHVADEGPPLAPGTELFHLDCDPGQAAWLPTGTSLVTTLRPALARLTSLLKESDRDPPPPRPGPVPARAEGHITPELFFDLLRARLPHDRVLVEEAPSHRDTLHARVPIELSGGFLTTGSGALGWGLPLAVGRALADRRRVVCVVGDGSALYSVQALWSAARHAAPVTYVLLDNGGYAAVRALGRRIGIASLPGTDIAGIDFAALAESFGCPAARAEHAGELPAALDHALGRGDDAGPFLLHLRVTGSAGTLYEPWAG; this comes from the coding sequence ATGACGACGACCACGGTCCGGGACGCGGTCGTACGGCTGTTGCACGACACCGGTATGACCACGGTCTTCGGCAATCCGGGCTCCACGGAGCTGCGGATGTTCCGGGACTGGCCGGACGACTTCACCTATGTGCTGGGCCTGCAGGAGTCCGTCGCCGTCGGCATGGCGGCCGGTCATGCCCTCGGCACCCGGAGTGCCGCCTTCGTCAGCCTGCACTCGGCCGGCGGGGTGGGGCACGCGCTCGGCGCGGTGTTCAACGCCTTCCGGGACCGGGTGCCGCTGGTGATCGTGGCGGGGCAGCAGGCGCGCTCGCTGATCCAGCTGCGGCCGTTCCTGGGCGCCGACGAACCGGCCGTGTTCCCGCGCCCGTACGTGAAGTCGGCCCGTCAGCCGGAGCGGGCCGAGGATGTCCCGGCCGTGCTCGCCGAGGCGCACCGGCTCGCGATGACGCATCCGCGCGGCCCGGTGTTCGTGTCCGTGCCCGAGGACGACTGGGACCGGCCGACCGAGCCCGTCGTACCCCGCACGGTGCACTCGGCGTTCACGGCCGACCCGGACGCCCTCGCCGCGCTCGCCGGGCGGCTGGCCGACTGTGCGCGCCCGGCGCTGGTGGTGGGCCCGGGCGTGGACGACGAGGACGCGCTGGAGCCGGTGCGGGCGCTGGCCGAGCGGATCCGGGCCGGGGTGTGGATCAGCCCGCTCTCCGGCCGCTCCGGCTTCCCGGAGTCGCACCCGCTGTTCCAGGGGTTCCTGCCGCCGGTCGCCCGTCAACTGGCCGCGCGCCTCGCCCCGTACGACGTGGTGGTCGCCCTCGGGGCACCGGTGTTCACGTACCACGTGGCGGACGAGGGACCGCCGCTCGCGCCCGGCACCGAGCTGTTCCACCTGGACTGCGACCCCGGCCAGGCCGCCTGGCTGCCCACCGGGACCAGCCTCGTCACCACTCTGCGGCCCGCGCTGGCCCGGCTCACCTCGTTGCTGAAGGAGTCCGACCGCGATCCGCCGCCGCCCAGGCCCGGTCCCGTCCCGGCCCGCGCCGAGGGGCACATCACCCCGGAGCTTTTCTTCGACCTGCTGCGCGCCCGGCTGCCGCACGACCGGGTCCTCGTCGAGGAGGCGCCGAGCCACCGTGACACGCTGCACGCGCGCGTGCCCATCGAGCTGAGCGGAGGCTTCCTGACCACGGGCAGCGGGGCGCTCGGCTGGGGCCTGCCGCTCGCGGTCGGCCGGGCGCTCGCCGACCGGCGCCGGGTGGTGTGCGTGGTCGGCGACGGTTCGGCGCTGTACTCGGTGCAGGCACTGTGGAGCGCGGCCCGGCACGCGGCTCCGGTCACCTACGTCCTGCTGGACAACGGCGGTTACGCGGCCGTCCGCGCGCTCGGCCGCCGGATCGGCATCGCGTCCCTGCCCGGTACGGACATCGCCGGCATCGACTTCGCGGCGCTCGCGGAGTCCTTCGGCTGCCCGGCGGCCCGCGCCGAGCACGCCGGGGAACTGCCGGCCGCACTGGACCACGCACTGGGGCGCGGCGACGACGCGGGCCCCTTCCTGCTGCACCTGCGGGTCACCGGCAGCGCGGGCACCCTGTACGAACCCTGGGCCGGGTGA
- a CDS encoding ABC transporter ATP-binding protein: MLRLDSVSRHFGDQHVLDGISLTVPDGQLLSVVGPSGCGKSTLLRTIAGLLPAQEGTVTVDGTPVTGVPERLAVVFQEYGRSLLPWLTVRDNVALPLRRRGLGRAARRAEADTILERVGLRGVARRRPGELSGGMQQRVAIARALVCRPSLMLMDEPFGSLDAGTREDLEDLLLEVHRADGTTIVFVTHDIDESVYVGDRVVVLSRGPGSRVVRDLTVDLPGERDQITTRSLPGFVALRTEVGRAVRGT; encoded by the coding sequence ATGCTGCGCCTCGACTCCGTCAGCCGGCACTTCGGCGACCAGCACGTCCTGGACGGCATCAGCCTCACCGTGCCCGACGGGCAACTCCTCAGCGTGGTGGGGCCCTCGGGCTGCGGCAAGTCCACCCTGCTGCGGACCATCGCCGGGCTGCTGCCCGCGCAGGAGGGCACAGTCACGGTCGACGGGACGCCGGTGACCGGTGTGCCGGAGCGGCTCGCGGTGGTCTTCCAGGAGTACGGCCGCTCGTTGCTGCCCTGGCTCACCGTTCGCGACAACGTGGCCCTGCCGCTGCGCCGCCGGGGCCTCGGGCGCGCCGCCCGCCGCGCCGAGGCCGACACGATCCTGGAACGCGTCGGGCTGCGCGGGGTCGCCCGGCGCCGTCCCGGGGAGCTGTCCGGCGGCATGCAGCAGCGGGTCGCCATCGCCCGTGCCCTGGTCTGCCGGCCCTCCCTGATGCTCATGGACGAGCCGTTCGGCTCGCTGGACGCCGGTACCCGGGAGGATCTGGAGGACCTGCTCCTGGAGGTCCATCGCGCCGACGGCACGACCATCGTGTTCGTCACCCACGACATCGACGAGAGCGTGTACGTCGGCGACCGCGTCGTCGTCCTCTCCCGCGGCCCCGGCTCCCGCGTCGTCCGGGACCTCACGGTCGATCTGCCGGGCGAACGCGACCAGATCACCACGCGGAGCCTGCCGGGGTTCGTGGCGCTGCGCACGGAGGTGGGCCGGGCAGTGCGCGGGACGTAG
- a CDS encoding glycosyl hydrolase, with translation MSVPTRRRRWFTLCALTASAALVAIPPSAASGRSSSPFGVRELGRLAKEREQSVGAMSPHTAAGDGNEADEIAEGADQYAEARTSPGVVAPGAYGAAWHDLTNLSSTGGSWRNITDLPYNSDDPRYRDIDSNSSGGGGNVTGRMAAVAADDDGYVYAGSAGGGVWRSGTGGGHWQPISDRLPAQSTGALALDGAGRLWLATGEATTNSDAYAGSGVYVLTHPHHGTFSARSRVGGAELESTTIHELRFAGDTVWAATSKGVWSHSTERLDGPWKLEFAPNPDYLPGGSKAGDPSAPYKNIANDIAIDPTDPAKVVLAVGWRGGDDYNGFYTKAGGTWTRITSGLGDLPADAADVGNVTFARSADGSRYYAIDQSPQQLSTNPDSGLEGIYVAKSGSPAGPWTKIADYKGLAADNSALTTAGYMPGVQAWYNQFLAVDPSDAQHVYAGLEEVYETKDGGGAWSTVGPYWNFPFSCWSIDPSRQTGACSQTTHSDQHGVAIGRYHGKSFVYVGNDGGVYKRPVNGAQDASGHATDWTSLNDGTIDTLQYYSVGIGRDLDHGGLSVTGGLQDNGQSILRSNDTVMGSNFGGDGGDTLTDPANGCNIAQEYVYLAVQVTQNCAVNNGSWSTDATKATSYAVAPPDNATSEARFIAPLATDMKNGDTWIAGGRHIWVQTHGYAIRSGSEWTSVHDLGKGRTATAVAASGGRIYAAWCGPCNNQGFARGIAVGNADGTGWHDISLPADGTVPNRYLSGFAVDPDNADHVFLAVNGFSRHWTEGPGAGVGHVFESTDGGTTWKDISANLPDVPTDSALVTADGGLAVATDLGVVYRAPGRTAWQRIGRLPAVAVLQLKASPDGGTLYAATHGRGIYTVKVCDLR, from the coding sequence GTGTCCGTACCAACCCGCAGAAGACGGTGGTTCACGCTGTGCGCGCTCACCGCTTCCGCCGCTCTCGTCGCGATCCCCCCGTCCGCCGCCTCCGGGCGCTCGTCGAGTCCCTTCGGCGTCCGTGAGCTCGGTCGACTCGCCAAGGAACGCGAGCAGTCGGTGGGCGCCATGTCCCCGCACACGGCGGCGGGCGACGGCAACGAGGCGGACGAGATCGCCGAGGGCGCGGACCAGTACGCCGAGGCCCGCACCTCACCCGGCGTCGTCGCACCGGGCGCCTACGGCGCCGCCTGGCACGACCTCACCAACCTCAGCAGCACGGGCGGCAGTTGGCGCAACATCACCGACCTGCCGTACAACTCCGACGACCCCCGCTACCGCGACATCGACTCCAACTCCAGCGGCGGCGGCGGAAACGTCACCGGGCGGATGGCGGCGGTGGCCGCCGACGACGACGGCTACGTCTACGCGGGCAGTGCCGGCGGCGGAGTGTGGCGCTCGGGCACCGGCGGCGGCCACTGGCAGCCCATCAGCGACCGGCTGCCCGCCCAGTCCACCGGCGCGCTCGCCCTCGACGGCGCGGGCCGGCTGTGGCTGGCCACCGGCGAGGCCACCACCAACTCCGACGCCTATGCCGGCAGCGGCGTCTACGTCCTCACCCACCCGCACCACGGCACCTTCTCCGCCCGCAGCCGGGTCGGCGGCGCCGAGCTGGAGAGCACCACCATCCACGAGCTGCGCTTCGCCGGCGACACGGTGTGGGCGGCCACCAGCAAGGGTGTATGGAGCCACTCCACCGAGCGCCTGGACGGGCCGTGGAAGCTGGAGTTCGCGCCCAACCCCGACTACCTGCCGGGCGGTTCGAAGGCGGGCGACCCGAGCGCGCCGTACAAGAACATCGCCAACGACATCGCCATCGACCCCACGGACCCCGCCAAGGTGGTCCTCGCCGTCGGCTGGCGCGGCGGCGACGACTACAACGGCTTCTACACCAAGGCGGGCGGCACCTGGACCCGGATCACCAGCGGCCTCGGTGATCTGCCGGCCGACGCCGCCGACGTCGGCAACGTCACCTTCGCCCGCTCCGCCGACGGCTCCCGCTACTACGCCATCGACCAGTCCCCACAGCAGCTGAGCACCAACCCGGACAGCGGCCTGGAGGGCATCTACGTCGCCAAGTCCGGCTCGCCGGCCGGGCCCTGGACGAAGATCGCCGACTACAAGGGCCTGGCCGCCGACAACTCCGCGCTGACCACGGCCGGTTACATGCCCGGTGTCCAGGCCTGGTACAATCAGTTCCTCGCCGTGGACCCGAGCGACGCGCAGCACGTGTACGCCGGTCTGGAGGAGGTCTACGAGACCAAGGACGGCGGCGGCGCCTGGTCCACCGTAGGTCCGTACTGGAACTTCCCCTTCTCCTGCTGGAGCATCGACCCGTCCCGGCAGACCGGCGCCTGCAGCCAGACCACCCACTCCGACCAGCACGGCGTCGCGATCGGCCGCTACCACGGCAAGAGCTTCGTGTACGTCGGCAACGACGGCGGCGTCTACAAACGCCCGGTGAACGGCGCCCAGGACGCCTCCGGGCACGCCACCGACTGGACGTCCCTGAACGACGGCACCATCGACACCCTGCAGTACTACTCCGTCGGCATCGGCCGGGACCTCGACCACGGCGGGCTCTCCGTCACCGGCGGCCTCCAGGACAACGGCCAGTCCATCCTGCGGAGCAACGACACCGTGATGGGCTCCAACTTCGGCGGCGACGGCGGCGACACGCTCACCGATCCGGCCAACGGCTGCAACATCGCCCAGGAGTACGTCTACCTCGCCGTCCAGGTCACCCAGAACTGCGCTGTGAACAACGGCAGTTGGAGCACGGACGCGACCAAGGCCACCTCGTACGCCGTCGCCCCGCCCGACAACGCCACCAGTGAGGCCCGCTTCATCGCCCCGCTCGCCACGGACATGAAGAACGGCGACACCTGGATCGCCGGAGGGCGCCACATCTGGGTCCAGACACACGGCTACGCCATCCGCAGCGGCTCCGAGTGGACCAGCGTGCACGACCTCGGCAAGGGGCGTACCGCGACCGCCGTGGCCGCGTCCGGCGGCAGGATCTACGCCGCCTGGTGCGGCCCCTGCAACAACCAGGGCTTCGCCCGCGGCATCGCCGTCGGCAACGCGGACGGCACCGGCTGGCACGACATCAGCCTGCCCGCCGACGGGACCGTGCCCAACCGCTACCTCAGCGGCTTCGCCGTCGACCCGGACAACGCCGACCACGTCTTCCTCGCCGTCAACGGCTTCTCCCGGCACTGGACCGAGGGCCCCGGCGCCGGCGTCGGCCATGTCTTCGAGTCCACCGACGGCGGCACCACCTGGAAGGACATCTCGGCCAACCTGCCCGACGTGCCCACCGACTCCGCCCTGGTCACGGCGGACGGCGGCCTCGCCGTCGCCACCGACCTCGGCGTCGTCTACCGCGCGCCGGGCCGCACCGCCTGGCAGCGCATCGGCCGCCTGCCGGCCGTCGCGGTCCTCCAGCTCAAGGCGAGCCCCGACGGCGGCACGCTGTACGCCGCCACACACGGCCGGGGCATCTACACCGTGAAGGTGTGCGACCTGCGCTGA
- a CDS encoding GNAT family N-acetyltransferase — MEITIHRPGELTPELRGAWHRAMDESPEYANPFLAPEFAIGVGRYRAGARVAVLHEKGVPAGFFAYERGPFGTGRAIGLGLSDCQALVHRPGVTWDAGELLRACGLSIFEFDHLVQEQRPFAPHITGTFASPVIDVKPGDGGYPEWLRGTYPGLAKTTLKKERRLGRDIGEVRFVFDERDPEVLHTLMRWKSAQYRRTGRMDRFARPWIVALVDHLFRVQEEHFTGVLSVLYAGDRPVAAHFGPRSSTVLAAWFTAYDPELHYYSPGLMMHLRTAEAAARAGVTLVDLGRGDKEYKDWLKTRELRVAEGFAARAHPVALAQRLWRRPVRGLRNTVLAHPGLRDPADQLLKAVGRFRTQGVPAGSPVAGKNHVPER, encoded by the coding sequence GTGGAGATCACCATCCACAGACCCGGCGAGCTGACGCCCGAGCTGCGCGGAGCCTGGCACCGCGCGATGGACGAGTCGCCCGAGTACGCCAATCCCTTCCTCGCCCCGGAGTTCGCGATCGGCGTCGGCCGGTACCGGGCCGGGGCGCGGGTGGCGGTTCTGCACGAGAAAGGGGTGCCCGCGGGCTTCTTCGCGTACGAGCGGGGGCCGTTCGGCACCGGGCGGGCCATCGGGCTCGGGCTGTCCGACTGCCAGGCGCTCGTGCACCGGCCCGGAGTCACGTGGGACGCCGGGGAACTGCTGCGGGCCTGCGGGCTCAGCATCTTCGAGTTCGACCATCTGGTCCAGGAACAACGGCCGTTCGCGCCGCACATCACGGGCACCTTCGCCTCACCGGTGATCGATGTGAAGCCCGGCGACGGCGGCTATCCGGAGTGGCTGCGCGGCACCTATCCGGGACTGGCCAAGACGACCCTGAAGAAGGAACGGCGGCTCGGCCGGGACATCGGTGAGGTGCGGTTCGTCTTCGACGAGCGCGACCCGGAGGTGCTGCACACGCTCATGCGGTGGAAGTCCGCCCAGTACCGCAGGACCGGCCGCATGGACCGGTTCGCCCGGCCCTGGATCGTCGCTCTGGTCGACCATCTCTTCCGGGTCCAGGAGGAGCATTTCACCGGAGTGCTGTCCGTGCTGTACGCGGGCGACCGGCCGGTCGCGGCCCACTTCGGCCCCCGTTCGAGCACGGTGCTGGCGGCCTGGTTCACCGCCTACGACCCCGAACTGCACTACTACTCACCGGGGTTGATGATGCATCTGCGGACCGCCGAGGCGGCCGCCCGGGCCGGGGTGACCCTGGTCGACCTGGGCCGCGGCGACAAGGAGTACAAGGACTGGCTCAAGACCCGCGAACTGCGGGTCGCCGAGGGCTTCGCCGCCCGCGCCCATCCGGTGGCGCTGGCCCAGCGGCTCTGGCGCCGGCCGGTCCGCGGACTGCGCAACACCGTGCTGGCCCACCCCGGGCTGCGAGATCCGGCCGACCAACTGCTCAAGGCAGTGGGCCGGTTCCGCACCCAGGGCGTGCCGGCGGGTTCCCCGGTCGCCGGGAAGAACCACGTCCCGGAGCGGTAG
- a CDS encoding helix-turn-helix transcriptional regulator gives MNHAELAAFLKSRRDRVRPADVGLPTGPRRRVPGLRREEVAQLAGLSADYYTELERGRGVQPSTQVLGALARALRLGGDERDHLFHLADRPRPPAASGPAALVQPALLGLLDRLTTTPAQVITDLHEPLAQNPLAVALLGAMPPGRGPERSFVYRWFTDPDARGLYPAEDHPHHSRVFTADLQAVAARRAKDTDVNRLVAALRRRSAEFAELWERREVALRRTDHKRIVHPSLGVIELDCHSLFSEDGRQRLLWFSAPPGTEGAAQLELLSVIGTQDLGAPADEPGPRSR, from the coding sequence GTGAACCATGCCGAACTGGCCGCCTTCCTGAAGTCCCGGCGCGACCGGGTCCGCCCCGCCGACGTCGGCTTGCCCACGGGCCCCCGCCGCCGGGTGCCGGGCCTGCGGCGCGAGGAGGTGGCCCAGCTGGCCGGGCTGTCCGCCGATTACTACACCGAACTGGAGCGGGGCCGCGGCGTCCAGCCCTCCACACAGGTGCTGGGCGCCCTCGCCCGCGCCCTGCGGCTCGGCGGCGACGAACGCGACCACCTCTTCCATCTCGCCGACCGCCCCCGGCCGCCCGCCGCGAGCGGACCCGCCGCGCTCGTCCAGCCCGCCCTGCTCGGCCTGCTGGACCGGCTCACCACGACCCCCGCCCAGGTCATCACCGACCTGCACGAGCCCCTCGCGCAGAACCCCCTCGCCGTGGCGCTGCTCGGCGCGATGCCGCCCGGACGCGGGCCCGAGCGGAGCTTCGTGTACCGCTGGTTCACCGACCCCGACGCCCGCGGTCTGTACCCGGCCGAGGACCACCCGCACCACTCCCGCGTCTTCACCGCCGACCTCCAGGCGGTCGCGGCCCGGCGCGCCAAGGACACCGACGTCAACCGGCTGGTGGCCGCGCTGCGCCGGCGCAGCGCGGAGTTCGCCGAGCTGTGGGAGCGGCGGGAGGTGGCTCTGCGCCGCACCGACCACAAGCGGATCGTGCACCCCTCGCTCGGCGTCATCGAGTTGGACTGCCACAGCCTGTTCAGCGAGGACGGCCGCCAGCGGCTGCTGTGGTTCAGCGCCCCGCCCGGCACCGAGGGAGCCGCCCAGCTCGAACTGCTGTCGGTGATCGGCACACAGGATCTGGGCGCCCCGGCGGACGAGCCGGGGCCGCGGTCCCGCTGA
- a CDS encoding SDR family oxidoreductase translates to MSTEATTPSAPRVAVVTGGSRGIGRATVSRLAAEGCAIVIGYAGNRDLAEAAVEEVTAAGGRAVAVRADVADERQVAELFGTAAAEFGGVDVVVHAAGRMYLAPIAELELAELDALHRTNIRGTFVVAREAARTLRRGGSFVAFSTSVVALAFPEYGAYSASKGAVEALTPVLARELRGRDVTVNAVAPGPTATDLFLDGKDEETIVRLAAQPPLERLGTPADIAEVVALLASPAGRWVNGQVVRANGGIV, encoded by the coding sequence ATGTCCACCGAAGCAACCACCCCCTCGGCACCCCGTGTCGCCGTCGTCACCGGAGGCTCGCGCGGCATCGGCCGGGCGACCGTGAGCCGGCTCGCCGCCGAGGGCTGCGCCATCGTGATCGGGTACGCGGGCAACCGCGACCTGGCCGAGGCCGCCGTCGAGGAGGTCACCGCGGCCGGCGGCCGCGCGGTCGCCGTGCGCGCCGATGTCGCCGACGAACGGCAGGTCGCCGAGTTGTTCGGTACGGCCGCCGCGGAGTTCGGCGGAGTGGACGTCGTGGTGCACGCGGCGGGCCGGATGTATCTCGCGCCGATCGCCGAGCTGGAGCTCGCGGAGCTGGACGCGCTGCACCGCACCAACATCCGCGGCACCTTCGTGGTCGCCCGGGAGGCGGCGCGCACCCTGCGCCGGGGCGGCTCGTTCGTCGCCTTCTCCACGTCGGTGGTGGCCCTGGCGTTCCCGGAGTACGGCGCCTACTCCGCGAGCAAGGGCGCGGTCGAGGCGCTGACCCCGGTGCTGGCCCGCGAGCTCCGCGGCCGGGACGTCACCGTGAACGCCGTGGCCCCCGGGCCCACGGCCACCGATCTGTTCCTGGACGGCAAGGACGAGGAGACCATTGTGCGTCTCGCGGCGCAGCCGCCGCTGGAGCGCCTCGGCACGCCCGCGGACATCGCCGAGGTGGTGGCGCTCCTCGCCTCCCCCGCCGGCCGCTGGGTCAACGGCCAGGTCGTGCGCGCCAACGGCGGCATCGTCTGA